One Microvirga lotononidis genomic window carries:
- a CDS encoding nuclear transport factor 2 family protein has product MTDATSIANRYIALWNEINADRRGALLADLWTEDGTYIDPLMQGRGRSQIDALISAVHERFPGFHFALVGQADGYGDRVRFSWQLGPEGADGPIKGTDFATLDNGRLKEVVGFLDQVPAGA; this is encoded by the coding sequence ATGACCGACGCCACCTCAATCGCCAACCGCTACATCGCTCTCTGGAATGAGATCAATGCCGACCGCCGAGGGGCACTGCTGGCCGATCTCTGGACCGAGGACGGGACTTATATCGATCCACTCATGCAGGGCAGGGGGCGTAGCCAGATTGACGCCCTCATCAGCGCGGTGCACGAGCGCTTCCCCGGCTTCCACTTCGCGCTGGTCGGCCAAGCCGACGGTTACGGCGACAGGGTCCGGTTCTCATGGCAGCTCGGCCCCGAGGGCGCAGACGGGCCGATCAAAGGTACGGACTTCGCCACCCTGGACAATGGGCGCCTGAAGGAGGTCGTGGGTTTCCTCGACCAGGTTCCGGCGGGCGCCTAG
- a CDS encoding FCD domain-containing protein, producing the protein MNFHQKIIEISGNREFARLMNNDFWRYNRILYRVHWGQKDGRDGERNIEHVRIFEAIQSGDGPLAELLMRRHVQSTGVVIREARQVRYGRRASDKV; encoded by the coding sequence ATCAATTTCCACCAAAAGATCATCGAGATCTCAGGCAACCGGGAATTCGCACGCCTGATGAACAATGACTTTTGGCGGTATAATCGGATCCTCTACCGGGTGCACTGGGGCCAGAAAGATGGAAGGGACGGGGAACGCAACATCGAGCACGTCCGGATCTTTGAGGCAATTCAGTCTGGGGACGGTCCTTTGGCCGAGTTGTTGATGCGCCGCCATGTGCAGAGCACCGGCGTTGTGATTAGGGAGGCCCGGCAAGTCAGGTATGGTCGCAGGGCTTCGGATAAGGTCTGA
- a CDS encoding cupin domain-containing protein, with protein sequence MPQAARPTFIRNYQEIQNEDTVILRGTNERRSIGSPFSKALGLTKLGIHHELLPPGRRTSLPHAESAEEEFVYVIEGTPDVWIDGELFRLAPGDGVGFPAGTGIAHSFLNNTDEPVRLLVVGEPNKPENRIIYPVNPELRELREDWWDDAPMRPLGPHDGKPRPAE encoded by the coding sequence ATGCCACAAGCTGCACGCCCCACATTCATCCGAAACTATCAGGAGATCCAGAATGAGGACACAGTTATACTCCGCGGCACGAATGAGCGTCGGAGTATCGGTTCTCCCTTCTCGAAGGCGCTTGGTCTGACAAAACTCGGCATTCACCATGAACTCCTGCCGCCAGGGCGCCGGACCTCTCTTCCTCACGCCGAAAGCGCCGAAGAGGAGTTTGTCTATGTGATCGAGGGAACTCCAGATGTCTGGATCGATGGCGAACTCTTCCGGCTTGCCCCTGGTGATGGAGTTGGCTTCCCCGCCGGGACTGGGATTGCACACAGCTTTCTCAACAATACGGACGAGCCAGTCCGGCTCCTTGTTGTAGGCGAGCCAAACAAGCCGGAGAACCGCATCATCTATCCGGTCAATCCCGAACTCCGCGAACTTCGTGAGGACTGGTGGGACGACGCACCCATGCGTCCGCTCGGACCACATGACGGTAAGCCCCGCCCGGCGGAGTGA